In Primulina eburnea isolate SZY01 chromosome 3, ASM2296580v1, whole genome shotgun sequence, one DNA window encodes the following:
- the LOC140827893 gene encoding heat stress transcription factor A-7a-like produces the protein MNNSIDFVKEEYVGSSSLEYWDSEELTPRPLEALLETGPPPFLSKTYDFVEDPSTDEFVSWSRGNNSFIVWDPQKFATSVLPKYFKHNNFSSFVRQLNTYGFRKVEPDRWEFANEGFLRGKRHLLKNIIRRKTQCSSSQTSNRSLGSYAEAGSFGFDAEIDRSRCSRQVLMMEFTKLRQQLRTTSSSLKTMEQRLQGAEMKQKETTSFLTKAIQNPTFLQQILRQKDKKKEPEEVISNKRIRTTLDQVSKHIEAEELVSHEGENTNLSTIWSTGFPEVGQGSMENACEYELGIGKFGENGNFNVKLEPQEYDGDIPRFGDLELEKWALSMKNPQVIMGGKSLEKGDYTPIDAGFWEDLINAGIGEIGTLGEEGGHDLSGQLDLILGSNQKQKKEI, from the exons ATGAATAATTCCATAGATTTTGTGAAGGAGGAGTACGTTGGATCAAGCTCATTAGAGTACTGGGATAGTGAGGAACTGACTCCTCGGCCATTGGAGGCTTTGCTAGAGACTGGTCCTCCGCCATTTCTCAGCAaaacttatgattttgttgaagatCCAAGTACAGATGAATTCGTTTCGTGGAGTCGTGGAAACAATAGTTTCATTGTTTGGGATCCTCAAAAATTTGCAACCAGTGTTCTCCCAAAGTACTTCAAGCACAACAATTTCTCAAGTTTTGTGAGGCAGCTTAATACTTAT GGGTTCAGGAAGGTTGAACCAGACAGGTGGGAGTTTGCAAATGAAGGGTTTTTAAGGGGAAAAAGGCATCTTCTAAAAAACATCATAAGAAGAAAGACACAATGCTCGAGCTCCCAAACATCGAATCGAAGTCTAGGCTCGTATGCGGAGGCGGGTAGTTTTGGATTCGATGCAGAAATCGATCGTTCGAGGTGCAGCAGGCAAGTTCTGATGATGGAATTTACGAAACTTAGGCAACAACTTCGGACGACTTCGTCAAGTCTTAAAACAATGGAACAAAGGCTTCAAGGGGCAGAAATGAAGCAAAAAGAAACTACAAGTTTCTTGACAAAAGCTATACAAAACCCCACTTTCTTGCAACAAATACTGCGGCAAAAAGACAAGAAGAAAGAGCCTGAAGAAGTGATTAGCAACAAAAGGATAAGAACAACACTGGACCAAGTCTCAAAGCATATTGAGGCTGAAGAATTAGTTTCCCATGAAGGGGAAAATACTAATTTGTCCACAATTTGGAGTACTGGGTTTCCAGAAGTAGGCCAAGGAAGTATGGAAAATGCATGCGAATATGAACTTGGAATCGGGAAATTTGGGGAAAATGGGAACTTTAATGTTAAGCTAGAGCCTCAAGAGTACGACGGTGACATTCCAAGATTTGGTGATTTGGAGCTTGAGAAATGGGCATTGAGTATGAAAAACCCTCAAGTCATTATGGGGGGCAAATCTTTGGAAAAGGGGGACTACACGCCAATTGACGCAGGATTTTGGGAAGATCTGATAAATGCGGGGATTGGTGAAATTGGGACACTTGGTGAGGAGGGAGGACATGATTTGTCTGGGCAATTGGACTTAATCTTGGGTTCaaaccaaaaacaaaaaaaggagatctaa